From the genome of Pseudonocardia sp. EC080619-01:
ACGTCGACGACGCCTCACCGGAGGCCCCGGCGTCGCACTGGCCGGACGGTGGCCCCGCCCAGCCGCGGCCGGCGGTCGCCGCGATCCGGCACCTGCAGGACGGGCGGCCCGCCAAGATCGGGCTCTGAGGACGCCGCGGTGGGCGGGGTCCGCCCCGCCCACCGTCAGGCGCAGCGGCCGAGGTCCGGGTCGCCGGAACCCGCGCTCTTCTCGAACGAGATGTGCACGTGGTCGTAGTGGTTCGCGGTGTCGTCGCCGCGGTCCGACATCTCGGTCCACCCGGAGCCGTCGTTCATCGCCTGCTCCCAGATCACGTACTTCACGCCGAGCTCGTCGGCGTTGGCCAGGGCGCAGTCGGCGATGCGGTCGCCCTTCTCGCCGCGGACCATGAGATCCAGCGCGTGCCCGGTGGGGTGGTCGGAGGCGTTGGCGCGCTGGGCGACGCCGATCAGCTCCGGCTCGTCGTAGGCGCAGGCGAGGAACTCCGCGGCGTCGGAGACCCAGCTCTTCACCGAGCCGAGGTCGTCGGTGTCGACGTCGCAGGACCCGGTGCCGCCGAGCCGGGCCCGGTCGGCGACCTCCCGGGCGATGCGTTCGGCCTCGTCGGCCGCGGCCCGGCCGGCGTCGGCGGTCGCGTCGAGCAGGCCCGCGTCACGCACGATCTCCGCGCCGAGGACAGGCTCGGTACGCGGTGTGTCGACGGCCGCCGCGGCCGCCACCGGCTCGGCGATCCCGTCGAGGAGGTCCGCGCTCCGGCTGCCACCGTCGAGGGCGTCGTCGAGGGTTCCGGTGCTGTCGGCGGCGAGCCGCAGCTCCGCCTCGGCCGGGCCCGGGCCGAGCCCGGCCATCGGCGTGACGACGACGAGCGCGCCACTCGTGACGGCGGCCGCGGTGGCGACGTGGCGCAACCCGGGACGGATCGCGGCCTGTTCCCGCCGGTGGCGGTGTCGGGGCACGACGTTCTCCTCCGGCACGCGTCCGGGCGGGCTGCGGGGGAGCGTGGGATCGGGGGAATCCCTGCCCGTCGGGGGACCGGATCGCGTGTCCTCACCGGACGGTAGCGAAGCGTGCCGGAATGTCGGGTCCGGGGGATTCACCGGGACGACGACCGAACCCGGCCGTGCGGCGAGCGGCACGGGAGGTGCGACCGCCGTCGATGCGCGACGAATGTCCGGAACCGTCTTTACCCGACCGGACGTTCGGTGCACAGTATCCGCGGACCGGCACACCGCGGTGCCGGCGAGGGGGGAGCGCCCGCATGTCCGACCAGCACGCCGCCGGCCAGGGGGCCGGCCCGCGCACCGTCGCCGACACGACCGGATCGTCGCCGTCGCAGGTGCGCCGGGTCGCCGCGACGAGCGCGATCGGCACGACGATCGAGTGGTACGACTTCTTCATCTACGCCACGGCCGCCGCCCTGGTGTTCAACAGCCAGTTCTTCTCGACGATGTCGGCGGCCTCGGGCACGCTGGCCGCCTTCACGACCCTCGGCGTCGGGCTGGTCGCCCGGCCCGTGGGCGGCATCGTCTGGGGCCACTTCGGGGACCGGCTGGGGCGCAAGAGGATGCTGGTGGCGTCGCTGCTGCTGATGGGGTTCGCGACCGTCGGCGTCGGCCTGCTGCCCACCTACGCGCAGATCGGCGTGGCCGCGCCGGTGCTGCTGGTCGTGCTGCGCCTGCTGCAGGGACTCTCCGCGGGCGGTGAGTGGGGCGGCGCCGCGCTGATGTCGGTCGAGCACGCCCCGCCCGGCCGGCGCGGCCGCTACGGCTCGTTCCCGCAGATCGGTGTCCCGGCCGGGCTGATCCTGGCCCAGCTGGTGTTCCTCGTCGTGTCGAACGTGACCACGCCCGAGCAGTTCGCGGCGTGGGGCTGGCGGATCCCCTTCCTGCTCTCGATCCTGCTCGTCGTCGTCGGGCTGGTGATCCGTCTGCGGGTCGAGGAGAGCCCGGTGTTCGCGATGCTGCGCGAGAACCGGTCCCGCAGCCGCGCGCCGATCCTGGAGGTGTTCGCGCAGCGTCCGCGGGAGCTGGTCCTGGCCTCGGTCAGCTTCATCGCCAACAACGCGATCGGCTACATCTTCCTGGCGTACCTGCTGTCCTACGGGACCCAGGTGCTCGAGGTCCCGCGCAACACCATGATCGTCGTCGTGATCATCGGCTCGCTGAGCTGGCTGGTCAGCATCGTGGCCGGAGCGATCTGGTCGGACCGGGTGGGCCGCAAGCGGGCCTACCTTGTCGGCTCGGTGATGCTGGTGGTCTGGCCGGTGCCGTTCTTCCTGCTGCTGGACACGACCTCGTTCGCGGCGATGGTCCTGGCGGTGGTCGTGCTGACGGCCGGTCTCGGCCTGTCCTACGGCCCGCAGTCGGCGCTGTTCGCCGAGATGTTCGAGGCCCGCTACCGCTACAGCGGCGCGTCGTTCTCCTACGCCGTCGGCGCGGTCCTCGGCGGCGGGTTCGCCCCGCTGATCGCCACCGCGCTGCAGCAGGGCTACGGGTCGTCGACGCCGGTGGCGGTCTACATGGTCGTCGTCGCGGTGATCTCGCTGGTGGCGATCGTCCTCATCCGCGAGACGCACCGGCCGGGGGCGCCGGCGCAGCTGTCCTGACGACCGGCGGCGGCCGGGTGTCACGCCGCCCGGCCGCCGGGGTGATCAGGGGGAGCGGTGCCGGCCGTCGGCCAGGCCGGCGGCGTTGAACTCCCGGGCCCGGCGGCGCCCCGCGACGGTCCCGGCTGCCGGGGCGTCGTCGGTGCCGTTCATCGAACGGGCCTGCTCGGCGAGCTCGCGGGTGACGCACGGCCAGGTCGCGCTGATTCCGCTCGCGTCCCGGCACTCCCGGCAGTAACCCTGGTCGTCGGGGGTGTGCTCCGACAGGGTCCGCTCGAGCAGATCGGGCATCTCGGACAGGATGTTCGCGAGTGCCAAGACTCACCTCCAGGTCGATTGCCGGGGACAGTAGTAGTCGTGGATCACCCGCGCGGCCCAGGGGCGCGGGCTCCGTACGGACCGTCCGAGCCGGAGTTCGGGGGCCTCCCGGGCCTCGGGAAATCCACTGTGGAGGTCGGGTTCCCGCTGCGCACGGGAAGGTGTGTGGCTGTCGCTCGGCCGGGTGGACGGAGGTGTGCCGGACCGGCTCCCGACGGCCGTGACCGTCGGACGCATCACGAACCGCCGGACATCGCTCGGTGAGCCGTACCGGTGATCGGCGGCCGGTGGCAGTGGCACGACGACACACCCTTCCCGTGCGCCGGGCGTAGCCGATCGATCACTCCGGCGGGCGGGCGATCGGTGTCCCGCGCCAGGCCGGGCCGGGCCTGGTGCTCGCCGGTCGGGGAGTGCGCTCTCGCGGGTTCTCCGCAGACCGCCGCCGACGCCTTCGCTGGTCAGGGGTTTGCTATCGCGAACGATTACTAGCGGATCGAACATGCGTTCGGATACTGTCTGGCTCATGACCGCGGTCCAGGAACCTCCACGCACCAGCCTCCCGGTCGGGGATCCGGGGTTCCCTCAGGTCGATCTGGCGCTAGTGCAGCTGGCGGTGGAGCAGGCCGCGCACGACGACCTGTCCGGTGTGTCCGAGGCGGAGTTGATCGATCAGATCCAGCAGCTCGAATCCGTGCAGCACTCCCTGGCCGCGCTCCAGGCGACCCGGGTGCGGGCGTTCGCCCGGCTCCATGTGGAGAACGGCATCGCGGCCGGGCGGACGGATCCGGATCGGTTGCAGCGCGGAGTGGTGGCCCAGGTCGGGTTGGCCTGCCGGGTCTCGCCGACCGAGGCGCGCCGACGGGTGAGCACGGCCCGTGACCTGCACGACGGTCTCGATCATGTCCGTGGGCTGTTCGGGGCCGGTGAGTTGAGCGCGGCGA
Proteins encoded in this window:
- a CDS encoding MFS transporter, which encodes MSDQHAAGQGAGPRTVADTTGSSPSQVRRVAATSAIGTTIEWYDFFIYATAAALVFNSQFFSTMSAASGTLAAFTTLGVGLVARPVGGIVWGHFGDRLGRKRMLVASLLLMGFATVGVGLLPTYAQIGVAAPVLLVVLRLLQGLSAGGEWGGAALMSVEHAPPGRRGRYGSFPQIGVPAGLILAQLVFLVVSNVTTPEQFAAWGWRIPFLLSILLVVVGLVIRLRVEESPVFAMLRENRSRSRAPILEVFAQRPRELVLASVSFIANNAIGYIFLAYLLSYGTQVLEVPRNTMIVVVIIGSLSWLVSIVAGAIWSDRVGRKRAYLVGSVMLVVWPVPFFLLLDTTSFAAMVLAVVVLTAGLGLSYGPQSALFAEMFEARYRYSGASFSYAVGAVLGGGFAPLIATALQQGYGSSTPVAVYMVVVAVISLVAIVLIRETHRPGAPAQLS